Proteins encoded in a region of the Pigmentiphaga litoralis genome:
- the leuD gene encoding 3-isopropylmalate dehydratase small subunit — protein MQAFTVHEGLVAPMDRANVDTDQIIPKQFLKAITRSGFGPHLFDAWRYLDEGQPGMDNSKRPLNPEFVLNQPRYQGASVLLARKNFGCGSSREHAPWALDQYGFRCVIAPSFADIFFNNSFKNGFLPIVLPEDQVARLFDEAEATEGYRLRIDLERQVVVTPSGEEMPFKIDEFRKYCMLNGLDEIGLTLRNADKIRAYEADRLAKQPWLESPALRATH, from the coding sequence ATGCAAGCATTTACCGTACATGAAGGCCTGGTGGCGCCGATGGATCGCGCCAATGTCGACACCGACCAGATCATTCCCAAGCAATTCCTGAAGGCCATCACGCGTTCGGGTTTTGGCCCGCACCTGTTCGACGCCTGGCGTTACCTGGACGAAGGCCAGCCCGGCATGGACAATTCCAAGCGGCCGCTGAACCCGGAATTCGTGCTGAACCAGCCGCGTTACCAGGGCGCTTCCGTACTGCTGGCCCGCAAGAACTTTGGCTGCGGGTCGAGCCGGGAACACGCGCCTTGGGCGCTCGATCAATACGGCTTTCGCTGCGTGATCGCGCCGTCGTTTGCCGACATCTTCTTCAACAACAGCTTCAAGAACGGCTTTCTGCCGATCGTGCTGCCCGAAGATCAGGTGGCGCGTCTGTTCGACGAAGCCGAGGCGACCGAAGGCTACCGCCTGCGCATCGACCTGGAACGTCAGGTCGTGGTGACGCCGTCGGGTGAAGAAATGCCGTTCAAGATCGACGAATTCCGCAAGTACTGCATGCTCAATGGCCTGGACGAAATCGGCCTGACCCTGCGCAATGCCGACAAGATCCGCGCCTACGAAGCGGATCGACTGGCCAAGCAGCCCTGGCTTGAATCGCCTGCGCTGCGCGCCACCCACTAA
- the leuC gene encoding 3-isopropylmalate dehydratase large subunit, with amino-acid sequence MARTLYDKLWDAHVVHQDEDGTCLIYIDRHLVHEVTSPQAFEGLKIANRPIWRISSNLAVADHNVPTHNRASGIADPVSRLQVDTLDANCEEHGIVEFSMNDHRQGIVHVIGPEQGATLPGMTVVCGDSHTSTHGAVAALAFGIGTSEVEHTMATQTLNMKKNKNMLVRIEGALPAGCTAKDVILHVIGVIGTAGGTGHAIEFAGSTVRDLSVEGRMTMCNMAIEAGARSGLVAVDQKTIDYFKGRTYAPKEDQWDAAVDYWKTLHSDEGAHFDRVVEINAADIQPQVTWGTSPEMVLPVNAIVPDPAKESDEVRREGIERALAYMGLTANMPITDIMIDKVFIGSCTNSRIEDLRAAADVLRGKRIASNVQLALAVPGSGLVKSQAEKEGLDKVFLDAGFEWRDPGCSMCLAMNDDKLGPGERCASTSNRNFEGRQGQGGRTHLVSPAMAAAAAVAGHFVDVRNA; translated from the coding sequence ATGGCTCGTACTCTTTACGACAAGTTGTGGGACGCTCACGTCGTCCACCAGGATGAAGACGGAACCTGTCTGATCTACATCGATCGCCATCTCGTGCACGAAGTGACGAGCCCCCAGGCGTTCGAAGGCCTCAAGATCGCAAACCGCCCCATCTGGCGCATCAGCTCCAACCTTGCGGTGGCTGACCACAACGTTCCCACGCACAACCGCGCAAGCGGCATCGCCGATCCCGTCTCCAGGCTGCAGGTCGATACGCTCGACGCCAACTGCGAAGAACACGGCATCGTCGAATTCAGCATGAACGACCATCGTCAGGGCATCGTCCACGTGATCGGCCCGGAACAGGGCGCGACCCTGCCAGGCATGACGGTCGTCTGCGGCGACTCGCACACCAGCACGCACGGCGCCGTTGCGGCCCTGGCGTTCGGCATCGGCACGTCCGAAGTCGAGCACACCATGGCCACGCAAACGCTGAACATGAAAAAGAACAAGAACATGCTGGTCCGCATCGAAGGCGCGCTGCCTGCCGGTTGCACGGCCAAGGACGTGATCCTGCATGTGATCGGCGTGATCGGCACGGCTGGCGGCACGGGCCACGCGATCGAATTCGCGGGCAGCACCGTGCGCGACCTGTCGGTCGAAGGCCGCATGACGATGTGCAACATGGCGATCGAAGCCGGTGCGCGGTCGGGCCTGGTGGCCGTCGATCAAAAGACGATCGACTACTTCAAGGGCCGCACGTACGCGCCCAAGGAAGACCAGTGGGACGCCGCCGTCGACTACTGGAAGACGCTGCACTCCGACGAAGGCGCGCATTTCGACCGCGTGGTCGAGATCAACGCCGCCGACATCCAGCCGCAGGTCACCTGGGGCACGTCGCCCGAAATGGTGCTGCCAGTCAACGCGATTGTTCCCGATCCTGCCAAGGAAAGCGACGAAGTGCGCCGCGAAGGCATCGAACGCGCGCTGGCCTACATGGGCCTGACCGCCAACATGCCGATCACCGACATCATGATCGACAAGGTCTTTATCGGTTCGTGCACCAACTCGCGGATCGAAGACCTGCGCGCCGCGGCCGACGTGCTGCGCGGCAAGCGGATTGCTTCGAACGTCCAGCTCGCGCTGGCCGTGCCGGGCTCGGGCCTAGTCAAGTCGCAGGCCGAAAAGGAAGGCCTGGACAAGGTGTTCCTGGACGCCGGCTTCGAATGGCGTGATCCGGGCTGCTCGATGTGCCTGGCCATGAACGACGACAAGCTGGGCCCCGGCGAACGTTGCGCGTCCACGTCCAACCGCAACTTCGAAGGCCGTCAGGGCCAGGGCGGCCGCACCCATCTGGTCAGCCCCGCCATGGCGGCAGCGGCTGCGGTGGCAGGCCACTTTGTCGACGTGCGCAACGCGTAA
- the asd gene encoding aspartate-semialdehyde dehydrogenase: MKAVGLVGWRGMVGSVLMQRMRDENDFALIEPVFFSTSNQGGKAPAWAEGAGPLQNAYDIDALKKLPIIVTAQGGDYTSEVYPKLRAAGWTGTWIDAASTLRMKDDAIIVLDPVNRHVIDAALAKGVRDFIGGNCTVSCMLIGLGGLFKHDLVEWMTSMTYQAASGGGAQHMRELLTQFGLLNGQVKGLLDDPASAILDIDRNVLALQKDPSLPQAQFGVPLAGNLIPWIDKDLGNGMSKEEWKGGAETNKILGLGVGFGGSREVPIDGLCVRIGAMRCHSQALTIKLKKDVPLDEIDDILRSANPWASVVPNTREDSMRSLTPVAVTGTLTIPVGRMRKLSMGPDYLSAFTVGDQLLWGAAEPLRRMLRIVLGEL; encoded by the coding sequence ATGAAAGCAGTGGGTCTGGTCGGCTGGCGCGGTATGGTCGGTTCCGTACTGATGCAGCGCATGCGCGATGAAAACGACTTTGCGTTGATCGAACCGGTGTTCTTTTCCACCAGCAACCAGGGTGGCAAGGCGCCGGCATGGGCAGAGGGCGCAGGCCCCCTGCAGAACGCGTACGACATCGACGCGCTGAAAAAGCTGCCGATCATCGTGACCGCGCAGGGCGGCGACTACACGTCCGAGGTCTACCCCAAGCTGCGCGCGGCCGGCTGGACCGGCACGTGGATCGACGCGGCCAGCACGCTGCGCATGAAAGATGACGCCATCATTGTGCTGGACCCGGTCAACCGTCACGTGATCGACGCGGCGCTGGCCAAGGGCGTGCGCGATTTCATTGGCGGCAACTGCACCGTCAGCTGCATGCTGATCGGCCTGGGCGGGCTGTTCAAGCACGACCTGGTCGAGTGGATGACCAGCATGACCTACCAGGCGGCATCGGGCGGCGGCGCGCAGCACATGCGCGAGCTGTTGACGCAGTTCGGCCTGTTGAACGGCCAGGTCAAGGGCCTGCTGGACGACCCGGCATCGGCCATTCTGGACATCGACCGCAACGTGCTGGCGCTGCAGAAGGATCCGTCGCTGCCGCAGGCGCAATTTGGCGTGCCGCTGGCCGGCAACCTGATCCCGTGGATCGACAAGGACCTGGGCAACGGCATGTCCAAGGAAGAGTGGAAGGGCGGCGCCGAAACCAACAAGATCCTGGGTCTGGGCGTGGGCTTTGGCGGTTCCAGGGAAGTGCCGATCGACGGTCTGTGCGTGCGGATCGGCGCCATGCGCTGCCACAGCCAGGCACTGACGATCAAGCTCAAGAAAGACGTGCCGCTGGACGAGATCGACGACATCCTGCGATCGGCCAATCCCTGGGCCAGCGTCGTGCCAAACACGCGTGAAGACTCGATGCGCTCGCTCACGCCGGTGGCCGTGACGGGCACCCTGACGATTCCGGTGGGCCGCATGCGCAAGCTGTCGATGGGTCCGGATTACCTGAGCGCGTTCACGGTGGGCGACCAGTTGTTGTGGGGCGCTGCTGAACCGCTGCGCCGCATGCTTCGGATCGTGCTGGGCGAGCTGTAA
- the leuB gene encoding 3-isopropylmalate dehydrogenase — MTQHIAVLPGDGIGPEIIEQAVRVLTSLGEDFRIEEQPVGGAAYAASGHPLPPATLDLAKRADAVLFGSVGDWKYDSLERSLRPEQAILGLRKQLGLFANLRPAILYPELANASSLKPEVVAGLDIIIIRELTGDIYFGSPRGMRTAPDGQFAGEREGFDTMRYAESEIRRIAHVGFKTAQKRNRKLCSVDKSNVLETFQFWRDIMTEVGKEYPDVELSHMYVDNAAMQLVRAPKQFDVIVTGNLFGDILSDQASMLTGSIGMLPSASLNESGKGLYEPSHGSAPDIANQDIANPLATILSAAMMLRYSLDKAAQADRIEAAVKTVLGQGLRTADIFEAGTTKVGTTEMGNAVIKALK; from the coding sequence ATGACCCAACACATTGCAGTGCTGCCGGGCGACGGCATCGGACCGGAAATCATCGAACAGGCCGTGCGCGTGCTGACGTCGCTGGGCGAAGACTTCCGTATCGAAGAACAGCCGGTGGGCGGCGCGGCCTATGCCGCGTCGGGCCATCCCTTGCCGCCCGCCACGCTGGACCTGGCCAAACGCGCCGATGCGGTGCTGTTCGGGTCGGTCGGCGATTGGAAGTACGACTCGCTGGAGCGTTCGCTGCGCCCCGAGCAGGCCATCCTGGGCCTGCGCAAGCAGTTGGGTCTGTTCGCCAACCTGCGTCCGGCCATCCTGTATCCGGAACTGGCCAACGCATCGTCGCTCAAACCGGAAGTGGTCGCGGGCCTGGACATCATCATCATCCGTGAACTGACGGGTGACATCTATTTCGGTTCGCCGCGCGGCATGCGCACGGCGCCCGACGGCCAGTTCGCAGGCGAGCGCGAAGGGTTCGACACGATGCGGTATGCCGAGTCCGAAATCCGCCGTATCGCCCACGTCGGCTTCAAGACCGCGCAGAAGCGCAACCGCAAGCTGTGCAGCGTGGACAAGTCCAACGTGCTGGAAACCTTCCAGTTCTGGCGCGACATCATGACCGAAGTCGGCAAGGAATATCCCGACGTCGAACTGAGCCACATGTATGTCGACAACGCAGCCATGCAACTGGTGCGCGCGCCCAAGCAGTTCGACGTGATCGTGACCGGCAACCTGTTTGGCGACATCCTGTCCGACCAGGCATCGATGCTGACAGGTTCGATCGGCATGTTGCCGTCGGCCTCGCTCAACGAGTCGGGCAAGGGTCTGTACGAGCCCAGCCACGGTTCGGCGCCCGACATTGCCAACCAGGACATCGCCAATCCCCTGGCGACCATCCTGTCGGCGGCCATGATGCTGCGGTATTCGCTCGACAAGGCGGCGCAGGCCGATCGTATCGAAGCCGCCGTCAAGACCGTGCTGGGCCAGGGCCTGCGCACGGCCGACATTTTCGAAGCCGGCACCACCAAGGTGGGTACCACCGAGATGGGCAACGCCGTCATCAAAGCACTGAAGTAA